One Polaribacter sp. KT25b DNA segment encodes these proteins:
- the ilvA gene encoding threonine ammonia-lyase IlvA: MKTQETYFPSLENIKQAASNLKDVAYVTPLIQNQNLSKQFQSTVLFKREDLQVVRSYKIRGAYNKISSLNDDEKQRGIVCASAGNHAQGVALSCKLLEIKGTIFMPSPTPNQKINQVKMFGEEFINIIIEGDTFDDAFNSAKLECDSKNKTFIHPFNDEKVIEGQATVGLEILEQTNKKIDYVFVPVGGGGLSSGLSTLFKELSPETKIIGVEPEGAPSMQTSIRNKKNTALETINNFVDGAAVKKVGDLNFAICKQNLDAIITVPEGKICQTILDLYNIDAIVVEPAGALSIAALDFYADEIKGKNVVCVVSGSNNDITRTADIKERALLYANLKHYFIVKFPQRAGALKQFVAEILGPNDDITHFEYTKKTNREKGVAVVGLELKSASDLEPLIHRMKENNFFGDYLNDKPDLFQFLV, translated from the coding sequence ATGAAAACTCAAGAAACCTATTTCCCTAGTTTAGAAAATATCAAACAAGCTGCTTCAAATTTAAAAGACGTTGCTTATGTTACTCCATTGATTCAAAATCAAAACCTTTCTAAGCAATTTCAATCTACTGTTTTATTTAAAAGAGAAGATTTACAAGTAGTTCGGTCGTATAAAATTAGAGGTGCTTATAATAAAATTTCTTCTTTAAATGATGATGAAAAACAAAGAGGAATTGTTTGTGCTAGCGCAGGAAATCATGCACAAGGTGTTGCCTTATCATGTAAGTTATTAGAAATAAAAGGTACTATTTTTATGCCTTCTCCAACGCCAAATCAGAAAATAAATCAAGTAAAAATGTTTGGCGAGGAGTTTATAAATATCATTATTGAAGGTGATACTTTTGATGATGCATTTAATTCTGCAAAACTAGAATGCGATTCTAAAAACAAAACTTTTATTCATCCTTTTAATGACGAAAAAGTAATAGAAGGGCAAGCTACAGTTGGTTTAGAGATTTTAGAGCAAACAAATAAAAAAATAGATTATGTTTTTGTTCCTGTTGGTGGTGGAGGTTTGTCATCAGGTTTGTCAACTCTTTTTAAGGAATTATCACCAGAAACAAAAATTATTGGTGTAGAACCAGAAGGCGCACCTTCTATGCAAACATCTATCAGGAATAAAAAAAATACAGCACTAGAAACTATAAATAATTTTGTAGATGGTGCAGCTGTTAAAAAAGTAGGTGATTTAAATTTTGCTATTTGTAAGCAAAATTTAGATGCTATAATTACAGTTCCAGAAGGCAAAATTTGTCAGACAATTTTAGATTTGTATAATATAGATGCCATTGTTGTAGAACCTGCAGGCGCTCTAAGTATTGCTGCATTAGATTTTTATGCTGATGAAATTAAAGGAAAAAATGTTGTTTGTGTAGTTAGCGGAAGCAATAATGATATTACACGAACAGCAGATATTAAAGAAAGAGCATTATTGTATGCAAATTTAAAGCACTATTTTATTGTAAAATTCCCTCAAAGAGCAGGAGCTTTAAAACAATTTGTGGCAGAAATTTTAGGACCTAATGATGATATTACTCATTTTGAATATACCAAGAAAACAAATAGAGAAAAAGGTGTTGCAGTTGTAGGTTTAGAACTAAAATCGGCAAGTGATTTAGAACCATTAATACATAGAATGAAAGAAAATAATTTCTTTGGCGATTATTTAAATGATAAGCCAGATTTGTTTCAGTTTTTGGTGTAA
- a CDS encoding NADP-dependent glyceraldehyde-3-phosphate dehydrogenase, with product MKQVFEEIPDEYKIESLLHQKTYLVDGELKAWKGDTADVFSTISSTENYKPTLLGTVPNLGEDEALEALNSAIKAYGKGQGLWPTMKVEGRIAAMEKFVVQMKTKREEIVKLLMWEIGKSLPDSQKEFDRTVEYIYDTIEDYKQMDRDSAKFEKNSGVHAHIRRGPLGVVLCLGPYNYPLNETFALLIPALMMGNTTIFKPAKHGVLLLSPLLEAFQSSFPAGVVNIIYGRGRTLATPIMKTGKVDVLALIGNSKSANAIQANHPQKNRLRLVLGLEAKNPAIVLEDADLDLAINECLSGATSFNGQRCTALKVIYVHENIVEEFNKRFSDKVDALKFGNPWENGVQLTPLPEPGKTAYIQELIDDAAEKGAKIINKKGGETTENYIFPAVLYPVSKDMRVYQEEQFGPVTPVLSFKNIDEPLDDMAESNYGQQVSVFGSDVKTLAPLIDTLVNLVCRVNLNSSCQRGPDVYPFTGRKDSAVATLSVHDALRSFSIRTFVASKDTPYNNAILEELLDKKASNFISTDYIL from the coding sequence ATGAAACAAGTCTTTGAGGAAATACCAGACGAATATAAAATTGAATCACTTTTACATCAAAAAACGTATTTAGTTGATGGTGAATTAAAAGCATGGAAAGGAGATACTGCTGATGTTTTTTCTACAATTTCATCAACAGAAAATTATAAGCCAACATTATTAGGTACTGTACCAAATTTAGGAGAAGATGAAGCGTTAGAGGCTTTAAATTCTGCTATAAAAGCATACGGAAAAGGGCAAGGTTTATGGCCAACAATGAAAGTTGAAGGTAGAATTGCAGCGATGGAGAAGTTTGTAGTTCAAATGAAAACCAAACGTGAAGAAATTGTAAAATTGTTAATGTGGGAAATTGGTAAATCTTTGCCAGATTCACAAAAAGAGTTTGATAGAACTGTAGAATATATTTACGATACTATTGAAGATTACAAACAAATGGATAGAGATTCTGCTAAGTTTGAAAAAAATAGCGGAGTTCATGCACATATTAGACGTGGACCTTTAGGTGTTGTTTTGTGTTTAGGGCCTTACAATTATCCTTTAAATGAAACTTTTGCATTGTTGATTCCTGCTTTAATGATGGGAAATACAACTATTTTTAAACCAGCAAAACATGGTGTTTTATTATTATCACCATTATTAGAAGCTTTTCAAAGTAGTTTTCCTGCGGGCGTTGTAAATATTATTTATGGTAGAGGTAGAACTTTAGCTACACCAATTATGAAAACTGGTAAAGTTGATGTTTTAGCTTTAATTGGTAACAGTAAATCTGCAAATGCAATTCAAGCAAATCATCCACAAAAAAATAGATTGCGTTTAGTTTTAGGTTTAGAGGCTAAAAATCCTGCAATTGTTTTAGAAGATGCCGATTTAGATTTAGCAATTAACGAATGTTTATCTGGTGCAACTTCTTTTAATGGTCAACGTTGTACAGCTTTAAAAGTAATTTATGTTCACGAAAATATAGTGGAAGAATTTAATAAGCGTTTTTCTGATAAAGTTGATGCTTTAAAATTTGGAAATCCGTGGGAAAATGGAGTACAATTAACACCATTGCCAGAACCTGGTAAAACAGCATATATTCAAGAATTAATTGATGATGCAGCGGAAAAAGGTGCTAAAATTATCAATAAAAAAGGTGGAGAAACTACAGAGAATTATATTTTTCCAGCAGTTTTATATCCAGTTTCTAAAGATATGAGAGTGTATCAAGAAGAACAATTTGGGCCAGTAACACCTGTTTTGTCGTTTAAAAATATTGACGAACCGTTAGATGATATGGCAGAGTCTAATTACGGGCAACAAGTAAGTGTTTTTGGAAGCGATGTAAAAACATTAGCGCCTTTAATTGATACACTTGTAAATTTAGTTTGTAGAGTAAACTTAAACAGTTCTTGTCAACGTGGGCCAGATGTGTATCCGTTTACAGGAAGAAAAGATTCTGCAGTAGCAACTTTAAGTGTTCACGATGCTTTGCGTTCTTTTTCTATTAGAACTTTTGTAGCTTCTAAAGATACACCTTATAATAATGCTATTTTAGAAGAATTATTAGATAAAAAAGCTTCTAATTTTATTAGTACAGATTATATTTTGTAA
- the alr gene encoding alanine racemase, with the protein MNNHVTVLEIDGKALEHNLTYFKQKLKPETKILAVVKAFGYGSDSVEIAKFLEEKVDYFAVAFAAEGIALREAGIEAPILVLHPQVQTLQSIVDYRLEPNLYGFKVFDAFLKLADETPLMNYPIHLKFNTGLNRLGFWHTDIPKILSDLKETNHVKVQSLFSHLAASEDLEERDFTINQINNFAYIAQQFYKHLSYKPMLHILNTSGVVNYAEAQFDMVRIGIGLYGFGNDEKVTSTLKNTHNLTSIITQIHLIEPGETVGYNRAFVAKKPIKSATIPVGHADGISRRLGNKKGFVIINNQKAKIIGNVCMDMIMVDVTKIDCKEGDKVIIFNNQEMIQHIATVSETIVYETLTAISQRVKKVLNK; encoded by the coding sequence ATGAATAATCATGTAACTGTTTTAGAAATTGATGGAAAAGCACTAGAACATAATCTTACTTATTTTAAGCAAAAACTAAAACCAGAAACCAAAATTTTAGCGGTTGTAAAAGCCTTCGGATATGGAAGTGATAGTGTAGAAATTGCTAAATTTTTAGAAGAAAAAGTAGATTATTTTGCTGTTGCTTTTGCTGCTGAAGGAATTGCTTTACGTGAAGCTGGTATTGAAGCACCTATTTTAGTTTTACATCCACAAGTGCAAACTTTACAATCTATTGTAGATTACAGATTAGAACCAAACTTATATGGTTTTAAAGTTTTTGATGCTTTTTTAAAATTGGCAGACGAAACGCCTTTAATGAATTACCCAATTCATTTAAAATTTAATACAGGTTTAAACAGATTAGGTTTCTGGCATACAGATATTCCTAAAATTTTATCAGATTTAAAAGAAACAAATCATGTGAAAGTGCAATCTTTATTTTCGCATTTAGCAGCCAGTGAAGATTTAGAAGAAAGGGATTTTACAATAAATCAAATAAATAATTTTGCATACATAGCACAACAGTTTTACAAACACTTAAGCTATAAACCAATGTTACATATTTTAAATACATCTGGAGTTGTAAATTATGCAGAAGCGCAATTTGATATGGTTAGAATCGGTATTGGATTATACGGTTTTGGAAATGATGAAAAAGTAACATCAACATTAAAAAATACGCACAATTTAACTTCAATAATTACTCAAATTCATTTAATTGAACCTGGAGAAACTGTAGGATATAACAGAGCTTTCGTTGCTAAAAAACCTATAAAATCTGCAACAATTCCTGTTGGTCATGCAGATGGAATTTCTAGAAGATTGGGAAATAAAAAAGGTTTTGTAATCATTAACAATCAGAAAGCAAAAATTATTGGTAATGTTTGTATGGATATGATTATGGTTGATGTTACTAAAATTGATTGTAAAGAAGGTGATAAAGTAATCATTTTTAACAATCAAGAAATGATACAACATATTGCTACGGTTTCCGAAACTATAGTTTATGAAACATTAACTGCAATTTCGCAACGTGTTAAAAAAGTGTTAAATAAATAA
- a CDS encoding thymidine kinase — MFLENTVNHTEQFGWIEVICGSMFSGKTEELIRRLKRAQFAKQRVEIFKPAVDTRYDEEEVVSHNDNRIRSTPVPVSSNIRLLVNDVDVVGIDEAQFFDDEIVAVCNDLANSGIRVIVAGLDMDFKGNPFGPMPALMATAEYVTKVHAVCTHTGNLAHFSFRKAQNDKLVMLGETQEYEPLSRAAYYKAIKNKQNQIVSSDENKPESEDTE, encoded by the coding sequence ATGTTTCTCGAAAATACAGTAAATCACACAGAACAATTTGGCTGGATTGAAGTTATTTGCGGCTCTATGTTTTCTGGTAAAACAGAAGAATTAATTAGACGTTTAAAACGAGCTCAGTTTGCTAAACAACGCGTAGAAATTTTTAAACCTGCAGTTGATACACGTTATGATGAAGAAGAAGTTGTTTCTCATAATGATAATAGAATTAGATCAACACCTGTACCAGTTTCTTCAAATATTCGTTTGTTAGTAAATGATGTAGATGTTGTTGGTATTGATGAAGCTCAATTTTTTGATGATGAAATTGTTGCCGTTTGTAATGATTTAGCAAATAGCGGAATTAGAGTTATTGTGGCTGGTTTAGACATGGATTTTAAAGGAAATCCTTTTGGACCAATGCCAGCTTTAATGGCAACTGCAGAATATGTAACAAAAGTACACGCTGTTTGTACTCACACTGGTAATTTGGCGCATTTTAGTTTTAGAAAAGCACAAAATGATAAATTGGTAATGTTGGGCGAAACTCAAGAATACGAGCCTTTAAGCAGAGCTGCATATTACAAAGCCATCAAAAACAAACAAAACCAAATAGTTTCTTCTGATGAAAATAAACCCGAATCAGAAGACACTGAATAA
- the ilvN gene encoding acetolactate synthase small subunit gives MSTEKQLYTISVYTENNIGLLNRISAIFQRRHINIESLNISPSEIEGVSRFTIVVNMIEVNVKKIIGQIEKQVEVIKAYYHTLDEVIYQISGLFKIKSELLFEERQIQNIIKESNARIVTVNKEFFVLEKSGKKEEIVDLYNALSVFGIMQYTRSGLISVTKDEMKISTLLESYNN, from the coding sequence ATGAGTACAGAAAAACAATTATATACAATATCAGTTTATACTGAAAATAACATTGGATTGTTGAATAGAATTTCGGCAATTTTTCAAAGAAGACACATTAATATTGAGAGCTTAAACATTTCTCCATCAGAAATAGAAGGTGTTTCTAGATTTACTATTGTAGTAAATATGATTGAAGTAAATGTTAAGAAAATTATAGGCCAAATAGAAAAACAAGTAGAAGTTATAAAGGCTTATTATCATACGCTAGATGAGGTTATTTATCAAATATCTGGTTTGTTTAAAATAAAGTCAGAGCTTTTGTTTGAAGAGCGTCAAATACAGAATATTATTAAAGAAAGTAACGCTAGAATTGTTACTGTAAATAAAGAGTTTTTTGTTTTAGAAAAGTCTGGAAAAAAGGAAGAAATAGTAGATTTATATAATGCCTTAAGTGTTTTTGGAATTATGCAATACACACGTTCTGGCCTTATTTCTGTAACTAAAGACGAAATGAAAATATCAACATTATTAGAGTCATACAACAACTAA
- the mscL gene encoding large-conductance mechanosensitive channel protein MscL, with protein sequence MLKEFKDFAMKGNLIDIAVGFVMGAAFKQVVTSFTGGIVSPLIGLLFNADFKDLKYIAKEGIADEAGKITGEVAILYGDFITNVIDFIIVAFVMFMIVKGINATKKKEEPAPEPAPAGPSQEDLLAEIRDLLAKK encoded by the coding sequence ATGCTTAAAGAATTTAAAGACTTTGCAATGAAGGGAAACCTTATTGATATTGCTGTAGGTTTTGTTATGGGAGCTGCTTTTAAACAAGTAGTTACTTCGTTTACAGGGGGAATTGTTTCTCCGTTAATTGGCTTATTATTTAATGCTGATTTTAAAGATCTAAAATACATTGCTAAAGAAGGTATTGCAGATGAAGCTGGTAAAATTACTGGTGAAGTAGCTATTTTATATGGTGATTTTATTACGAATGTTATCGATTTTATTATTGTTGCTTTTGTAATGTTTATGATTGTAAAAGGTATTAATGCAACTAAGAAAAAAGAAGAACCAGCACCAGAACCAGCACCAGCAGGTCCTAGTCAAGAAGATTTATTAGCAGAAATTAGAGATTTATTAGCAAAAAAATAA
- the ilvC gene encoding ketol-acid reductoisomerase — translation MSNYFNTLTLREKLEQLGKCRFMDASEFEDGVNALVGKRIVIVGCGAQGLNQGLNMRDSGLDISYTLRQAAIDQKRQSFINATSNNFKVGSYEEMLPTADLVINLTPDKQHTNVVTAVMPLMKKGATLSYSHGFNIVEEGMQIREDLTVIMVAPKSPGSEVREEYKRGFGVPTLTAVHPENDPEGKGWAQAKAYAVATGGNRAGVLESSFVAEVKSDLMGEQTILCGLLQTGAILSFDKMVEEGIEPGYAAKLIQYGWETVTEALKHGGITNMMDRLSNPAKVEAFRLSEELKDIMRPLFQKHMDDIMTGHFSATMMEDWANDDKNLLTWRAATGETAFEKQTITDQEIPEQEYFDHGTLLVAFVRAGVELAFEAMTESGIIAASAYYESLHETPLIANTIARMKLAEMNRVISDTAEYGCYLFDHACKPLLTDFMKTVKTDIIGKKFTDSNDVDNKELIRVNKIIRNHPVEKVGERLRTSMTAMQVIKSA, via the coding sequence ATGTCAAATTATTTTAACACATTAACATTAAGAGAAAAATTAGAGCAGTTAGGAAAATGTAGATTTATGGATGCTTCAGAATTTGAAGACGGCGTAAATGCATTGGTAGGAAAGAGAATTGTAATTGTGGGTTGTGGAGCTCAAGGTTTAAACCAAGGTTTAAATATGAGAGATTCTGGTTTAGACATTTCTTATACATTAAGACAAGCAGCTATAGATCAAAAAAGACAATCTTTTATAAACGCAACTTCTAATAATTTTAAAGTAGGATCTTACGAAGAAATGTTACCTACAGCAGATTTGGTTATTAACTTAACGCCAGATAAACAACATACAAATGTGGTAACTGCTGTAATGCCTTTAATGAAAAAAGGAGCAACATTATCGTATTCTCATGGTTTTAATATCGTTGAGGAAGGTATGCAAATTCGTGAAGATTTAACTGTAATTATGGTTGCGCCAAAATCTCCAGGATCGGAAGTTCGTGAAGAATATAAAAGAGGATTTGGAGTACCAACATTAACGGCAGTTCACCCAGAAAATGATCCAGAAGGAAAAGGTTGGGCACAAGCAAAAGCTTATGCAGTTGCAACTGGAGGAAATAGAGCAGGGGTTTTAGAATCTTCTTTTGTTGCTGAAGTTAAATCTGATTTAATGGGAGAGCAAACTATTTTATGTGGTTTGTTACAAACAGGAGCAATTTTATCTTTTGATAAAATGGTAGAAGAAGGTATTGAGCCAGGTTATGCTGCTAAATTAATTCAATATGGTTGGGAAACTGTAACTGAAGCTTTAAAACATGGAGGAATCACAAATATGATGGACAGATTGTCTAATCCTGCAAAAGTAGAAGCTTTCAGACTCTCTGAAGAATTAAAAGACATTATGCGTCCGTTGTTTCAAAAACATATGGATGATATTATGACTGGTCATTTCTCTGCAACAATGATGGAAGATTGGGCTAATGATGATAAAAACTTATTAACTTGGAGAGCGGCAACTGGAGAAACTGCTTTTGAAAAACAAACAATTACAGATCAAGAAATTCCAGAACAAGAATATTTTGATCACGGAACTTTATTAGTTGCTTTTGTAAGAGCCGGTGTAGAATTGGCTTTTGAAGCTATGACAGAATCTGGAATTATTGCTGCTTCTGCATACTACGAATCTTTACACGAAACACCATTAATTGCAAATACAATTGCAAGAATGAAGCTAGCAGAAATGAATCGTGTAATTTCTGATACAGCAGAATATGGTTGTTATTTATTCGATCATGCTTGTAAACCTTTATTAACAGATTTTATGAAAACTGTTAAGACAGATATTATTGGTAAGAAATTTACAGACTCTAATGATGTTGATAATAAAGAGTTAATTAGAGTTAACAAAATTATTAGAAATCACCCAGTAGAAAAAGTAGGAGAAAGATTAAGAACTTCTATGACGGCAATGCAAGTAATAAAATCTGCATAA